The Halomonas sp. KG2 genome contains a region encoding:
- a CDS encoding ABC transporter ATP-binding protein: MTVTIDSKKQHPSVETVLSIRDLSVALPKGADRALAVENVSYDVNRGEIMCVVGESGSGKSMAANTVMGLLPKGVRPVQGEVNFLGQDVITLTEKQHRALRGLKIGMIFQEPMTALNPLMRVGAQIAEVFEAHGQLTPKQRQERALELLIEVGIPQPEKAISAYPFELSGGQRQRVMIAMALALEPVLLIADEPTTALDVTTQAQILELIRDLQRRRGMAVMFITHDFGVVAEIANRVCVMRHGKIVEIGEAKEVLENPQNTYTKALIAAIPSNAVPPHRETSQVAPLLEIKQLNKVFRSRGGWFKPAREVRALDDISLTLARGETMGIVGESGSGKSTLGRCVVRLEHPDSGELLLDGVNLSQLKGDALRRERHRVQMIFQDPYASLNPRTRVGMAIAQGPMANGTPKDVALKQAGELLDLVGLGASAVERYPHEFSGGQRQRIGIARALALNPELIVADEAVSALDVSIQAQVLELLEELKQRLSLSLLFITHDLRVAAQICDRIVVMQHGRIVEQGSAEQIFLQPKEAYTQSLLDAIPGRQAPVAATA, translated from the coding sequence ATGACGGTCACTATTGATTCTAAAAAACAGCACCCATCAGTTGAAACAGTGCTTAGCATTCGTGACTTAAGCGTGGCGCTACCCAAAGGGGCCGACCGTGCCTTGGCGGTGGAAAACGTTAGCTACGACGTTAATCGCGGCGAAATCATGTGCGTGGTAGGGGAATCCGGCTCGGGTAAATCGATGGCTGCTAACACCGTGATGGGCTTGCTCCCTAAAGGCGTGCGCCCCGTTCAAGGTGAGGTTAACTTTCTCGGCCAAGACGTCATCACCCTAACCGAGAAACAGCATCGCGCCCTGCGCGGCCTCAAAATCGGCATGATTTTTCAGGAGCCCATGACCGCGCTTAATCCGTTAATGCGAGTGGGCGCCCAAATCGCCGAGGTGTTTGAAGCGCATGGTCAACTGACCCCGAAACAGCGCCAGGAACGTGCCCTGGAGCTGTTGATTGAAGTGGGTATCCCACAGCCAGAAAAAGCTATCAGCGCCTACCCTTTTGAGCTATCCGGTGGTCAGCGGCAACGCGTAATGATCGCCATGGCATTAGCCCTTGAGCCCGTGCTGTTGATCGCCGACGAGCCCACTACAGCGCTGGATGTGACTACCCAGGCGCAGATCCTTGAGCTTATTCGTGATTTACAGCGCCGCCGTGGTATGGCGGTGATGTTTATCACTCATGATTTTGGGGTCGTGGCTGAAATCGCCAACCGCGTCTGTGTCATGCGCCATGGTAAAATTGTCGAAATCGGAGAAGCCAAAGAGGTGCTGGAAAATCCGCAAAACACCTACACAAAAGCACTGATTGCCGCCATTCCCAGCAATGCAGTGCCACCCCACCGTGAAACAAGCCAGGTAGCTCCGCTGCTAGAGATCAAACAGCTTAATAAAGTCTTTCGTTCACGCGGAGGCTGGTTTAAACCTGCCCGAGAAGTCCGCGCACTGGATGATATCTCGCTAACTCTGGCCCGCGGCGAGACTATGGGTATTGTTGGTGAATCGGGATCGGGGAAATCCACCCTTGGCCGCTGTGTGGTGCGCCTTGAACACCCAGACAGCGGTGAACTGTTGCTCGATGGCGTTAATCTTTCACAGCTAAAAGGCGACGCGCTGCGTCGTGAACGCCACCGCGTGCAGATGATTTTTCAGGACCCCTACGCCTCGCTTAACCCACGCACTCGGGTCGGCATGGCGATTGCGCAAGGACCGATGGCCAATGGCACACCCAAAGATGTGGCACTCAAGCAGGCAGGAGAACTACTTGATCTAGTGGGCCTTGGTGCAAGCGCCGTGGAGCGCTACCCACATGAGTTTTCCGGCGGGCAGCGTCAGCGCATTGGCATTGCCCGTGCGTTAGCGCTAAACCCTGAGCTTATTGTGGCAGATGAAGCGGTCTCGGCACTGGATGTGTCTATTCAAGCCCAGGTGCTTGAACTGCTTGAAGAACTGAAGCAACGGCTTTCGCTTTCACTGCTGTTTATTACCCACGATTTACGCGTCGCCGCGCAAATTTGCGACCGCATCGTGGTGATGCAGCATGGCCGTATTGTTGAACAAGGCAGCGCTGAACAAATATTCCTTCAGCCGAAAGAGGCCTATACCCAGTCACTGCTTGATGCGATTCCTGGTCGTCAAGCGCCAGTGGCTGCTACCGCCTAA
- a CDS encoding ABC transporter permease, producing MSFFARFAQNRGALVGLIILLLIIVMAILAPLLFPESPWRMVQRPFLPPLSQEGFLLGTDTMGRNVAAGLMHGAWVSLLIGLVSTSVALLIGVPLGAIAGYYGGLIDDVLMRFTEFFQTIPNFALAIVLVAIMQPSITSIVLAIALVSWPPVARLVRAEFMSLRHREYVEAARLVGQTNSTIILRQILPNTLSSIIVLASLMVATAILLESALSFLGLGDPNVMSWGYMIGAARTVIRQAWWLSFFPGVAILLTVLALNLVGEGLDDALNPKLSRER from the coding sequence ATGAGCTTTTTCGCACGCTTTGCGCAAAACCGTGGCGCCCTGGTAGGGCTGATTATTCTGCTGCTAATTATCGTCATGGCGATTCTGGCGCCGCTGCTATTTCCTGAATCTCCCTGGCGCATGGTTCAGCGGCCCTTTTTACCGCCGCTATCCCAGGAAGGTTTCCTGCTGGGCACCGATACCATGGGGCGCAACGTCGCTGCAGGATTAATGCATGGTGCCTGGGTATCGCTGCTGATTGGTTTGGTATCCACTAGCGTTGCCCTGCTGATTGGCGTGCCACTGGGGGCGATTGCGGGGTACTACGGAGGCCTGATTGATGACGTACTCATGCGCTTTACCGAGTTTTTTCAAACCATCCCCAACTTTGCCCTGGCAATAGTGCTGGTAGCGATTATGCAACCCAGCATCACCTCCATTGTGCTGGCGATTGCGCTGGTCAGCTGGCCCCCGGTTGCCCGTTTGGTAAGGGCAGAGTTTATGTCGTTGCGGCACCGTGAATACGTTGAAGCGGCTCGCTTAGTCGGCCAAACCAACAGCACCATTATCCTGCGCCAGATTCTGCCTAACACGCTGTCGTCGATTATTGTGCTGGCCTCATTAATGGTCGCCACCGCTATTTTGCTGGAATCGGCGCTGTCGTTTTTAGGCTTGGGCGATCCCAATGTGATGTCCTGGGGCTACATGATTGGCGCGGCACGTACGGTTATTCGCCAAGCGTGGTGGCTGAGTTTCTTCCCTGGTGTGGCGATTCTACTCACCGTTCTGGCGTTGAACTTAGTCGGTGAAGGGCTAGACGATGCGCTTAACCCCAAACTTTCCCGCGAGCGCTAG
- a CDS encoding ABC transporter permease, with protein MVYARLILMRLFKAVIVLFLIVIFNFLLIQLAPGDPAAILAGEAGAADQEFLNQLRERFGLDQPMYVQLWRYVSGIAMLDFGYSYRLGVPVFDLIMDRLPATLLLTGTAFVLSLVLGIVAGSMAAARVKKPSGSLIMALALVFYATPLFWVALMSVVVFSVYLGWLPAYGLYTVGADHTGFALVLDVATHLILPATTLALFFMAIYTRMTRTSMLDAAQQDFVKTARAKGLKPSVIQRRHILRNALLPIITLAGLQAGQMVGGAILTETVFAWPGIGRLMFEALQQRDYNLLLGIFFFSAGLVIVFNIITDLVYRLADPRIKGAS; from the coding sequence ATGGTTTACGCGCGCCTCATTCTGATGCGGCTGTTTAAAGCCGTGATTGTGCTGTTTTTAATCGTTATTTTTAACTTCCTGCTGATTCAGTTAGCCCCCGGTGACCCGGCCGCGATTCTGGCTGGCGAAGCGGGTGCCGCGGATCAGGAGTTTCTCAACCAGCTGCGCGAGCGGTTTGGACTCGATCAGCCGATGTACGTGCAGCTGTGGCGCTACGTATCGGGTATCGCCATGCTCGACTTTGGCTACTCCTATCGGCTTGGTGTGCCCGTCTTTGATCTGATTATGGATCGTTTGCCCGCCACGCTGCTGCTAACCGGTACGGCGTTTGTGCTCTCGCTGGTACTCGGCATTGTGGCAGGTTCCATGGCGGCGGCGCGGGTTAAAAAGCCCTCTGGCTCACTGATTATGGCGCTAGCCCTGGTGTTTTATGCCACACCGCTGTTTTGGGTAGCGCTGATGTCGGTGGTGGTGTTTTCCGTTTACCTCGGCTGGTTGCCCGCTTACGGTCTTTACACGGTTGGCGCTGACCACACTGGCTTCGCGCTTGTGCTTGATGTCGCCACGCATTTAATACTGCCTGCCACCACGCTGGCGCTATTTTTTATGGCGATTTATACCCGCATGACGCGCACCTCGATGCTCGATGCAGCCCAGCAGGACTTCGTTAAAACCGCCCGTGCGAAGGGTTTAAAACCTAGCGTCATTCAGCGCCGACACATTCTTCGCAATGCCTTACTGCCGATCATCACCCTGGCAGGCTTGCAGGCTGGGCAGATGGTTGGTGGCGCTATTTTGACGGAAACCGTGTTTGCCTGGCCGGGTATCGGGCGGCTGATGTTTGAAGCGTTACAGCAGCGTGACTACAACCTGCTGCTGGGGATTTTCTTCTTCTCGGCGGGGTTAGTGATTGTCTTCAATATTATTACCGACTTGGTTTACCGCCTGGCTGATCCGCGCATCAAGGGGGCCTCATGA
- a CDS encoding ABC transporter substrate-binding protein, with translation MRTPLALAISAAALAFSSAALADDPKQGGTVNTIIQPEPPGLVLGMVQNAPTRTVAGNIYEGLLRYTTDLEPMPQLAESWDVSDDGRTYTFHLREDVTWHDGEPFTADDVVFSADVFHRELNPSARAVLQHVESIEATDDHTVVFTLTDPFGPFLISFEAGTFTMVPEHLYAGTDFRNNEHNDHPIGTGPFKFANWERGTVIELVKNDDYYEDGLPYLDGVNWHIIPDGGSRAVAFENGTIDVLPSGTVENFDIPRLSAMDNVCMTEEGHEYFSPFAMLWMNNREGPTADKRFRQAVMYAMDREFAKDVLWNGLGNVPLSAFGSNARFQHDGLEPYDHNPERARELLAEMGYDGEEITILPLPYGETWTRWAEAVQQNLREVGINVSTQATDVGGWNQRLGDWDYDLAFTYLYQYGDPALGISRTYLSDNIAKGSPWNNVEGYENERVDELFNEAATAFPDEEREALYSEVQEILHEDVPVGWLMELGFPTLYRCDVQNLVTSGVGVNDGFKDAWLDR, from the coding sequence ATGAGAACACCTTTGGCTTTGGCAATTTCCGCTGCAGCACTCGCTTTTTCGTCGGCTGCCCTGGCAGACGACCCGAAACAAGGGGGTACGGTTAACACTATTATTCAACCAGAACCGCCAGGCTTAGTGCTGGGAATGGTGCAAAACGCGCCTACACGCACCGTGGCAGGCAATATCTATGAAGGGTTGCTGCGCTACACCACGGATCTGGAACCCATGCCACAGTTGGCTGAGTCATGGGACGTCAGCGACGATGGCCGCACCTATACTTTCCACCTTAGGGAAGATGTTACCTGGCACGACGGCGAACCCTTCACCGCTGACGACGTGGTATTTTCTGCCGATGTTTTCCACCGCGAACTGAACCCCAGTGCGCGGGCCGTTTTACAACATGTGGAAAGCATCGAAGCAACGGATGACCACACGGTGGTATTTACCTTAACCGACCCCTTCGGCCCATTCCTGATCTCCTTTGAGGCAGGCACCTTCACCATGGTGCCTGAGCACCTGTATGCGGGCACCGACTTCCGCAACAACGAACACAACGACCATCCGATTGGCACAGGCCCTTTCAAGTTTGCTAATTGGGAACGCGGCACCGTGATCGAGCTGGTTAAAAACGATGACTACTACGAAGACGGGCTCCCCTATCTGGATGGCGTCAACTGGCACATCATCCCAGACGGTGGCTCCCGTGCAGTTGCCTTCGAGAACGGCACCATCGATGTACTGCCCAGCGGCACCGTTGAGAACTTCGATATCCCGCGCCTATCTGCCATGGATAACGTCTGTATGACAGAAGAAGGCCACGAATACTTCAGCCCCTTCGCCATGCTGTGGATGAACAACCGTGAAGGCCCCACCGCCGACAAACGCTTCCGCCAAGCAGTGATGTATGCCATGGATCGCGAGTTTGCCAAAGATGTGCTGTGGAATGGCTTAGGCAATGTGCCGCTCTCAGCCTTTGGCTCCAACGCGCGTTTCCAACATGACGGTTTAGAACCCTACGATCACAACCCAGAGCGCGCTCGTGAACTGTTGGCAGAAATGGGTTACGACGGTGAAGAGATCACTATTCTGCCGCTTCCTTACGGTGAAACGTGGACCCGTTGGGCTGAGGCCGTACAACAGAATCTGCGTGAAGTGGGCATTAACGTAAGCACCCAAGCCACCGACGTGGGCGGCTGGAACCAGCGCCTGGGCGATTGGGATTACGACCTCGCCTTTACCTACCTATACCAGTACGGCGACCCGGCACTGGGTATTTCACGCACCTACCTGTCCGACAATATTGCCAAAGGCTCGCCCTGGAATAACGTCGAAGGCTACGAAAACGAGCGTGTCGACGAGCTATTCAACGAGGCCGCCACGGCTTTCCCCGACGAAGAGCGCGAAGCGCTTTACAGTGAAGTTCAGGAAATCCTGCACGAAGATGTGCCCGTTGGCTGGCTGATGGAACTGGGCTTCCCGACCCTGTACCGCTGTGATGTGCAGAACCTCGTCACTTCCGGCGTGGGTGTCAACGACGGCTTTAAAGATGCTTGGCTAGATCGCTAA
- a CDS encoding GntR family transcriptional regulator, with amino-acid sequence MASSPVAPGGFIQQQNLVEQVADYLTQAIIQQHFLPGERLSEVQLSRDLGVSRAPVREAARLLESRGLLISKPRRGFFVRALNAVELEDVFDLRLCLERHAIQRLSERYSSDAERALKQQVEILCDAAVSNDGTRRIEEDLQFHRLMIHHAGNERLLRAFDGLTHELRLCITLITKTHEAPDTIATSHFKLLDALGSGSSEACREAIDYHIGVARDFVVNGVGE; translated from the coding sequence ATGGCCTCTTCCCCAGTGGCTCCTGGCGGCTTTATTCAACAGCAAAACCTTGTTGAGCAGGTGGCCGACTATTTGACGCAAGCGATTATCCAGCAACATTTTTTGCCTGGAGAGCGGCTTTCAGAAGTGCAGCTTTCCCGGGATTTAGGCGTCAGCCGCGCGCCGGTTCGCGAAGCTGCTCGCTTATTGGAAAGTCGTGGGCTTTTAATCTCAAAACCAAGACGCGGTTTTTTTGTTAGGGCGTTGAATGCCGTTGAATTAGAGGATGTCTTCGATTTGCGGCTATGTCTTGAGCGCCATGCTATCCAGCGCTTATCGGAGCGCTACAGCAGCGACGCTGAGCGCGCGCTAAAACAGCAGGTAGAGATTTTGTGCGACGCGGCAGTCAGCAATGATGGAACACGCCGTATTGAGGAGGATCTGCAGTTTCACCGCTTAATGATTCATCACGCGGGTAATGAGCGGCTGCTGCGGGCATTTGATGGCTTAACCCACGAACTTCGCCTGTGCATTACGCTGATCACCAAAACCCACGAAGCCCCCGACACCATTGCCACCAGTCACTTTAAGCTGCTGGATGCATTAGGTAGCGGCAGTTCCGAGGCTTGCCGTGAGGCCATTGACTACCATATAGGCGTTGCTAGGGATTTTGTGGTCAACGGCGTGGGGGAGTGA
- a CDS encoding ATP-binding protein codes for MAHLLRIVMIHGHLSGVVELNVDGHTNICGTNASGKTTLQRLVPVFYGELPNKVVPKTRMKFDAFYLPTRQSYLVYEYRREAGNVCQVVLTRKQEGGVEYRFVGAPYRPEDYLIETEKGPLALEYPQWSSGLRRSGIAVSSKLGATSEFRSVIQNDFTQLHGNSRDGLKLRQIAAQFSLVNPERRIRHIEKLVSAVHAKEGKMDTLKTMLAAIFEEDGVELPVTRIRSAKAREWIAQMRQSMRLEPLQASLTKLGGIDRELAQLETTLWQLKPQLSADHQQAEQRIADLDGELNRHQREFQQRENAYTQQRDELNDRHSEVASDLQHTQRRLNDLQTQFEHYADADMTGLERDINALPQWREQRDQLQKHLQVMQDAVKESQARLDGRLRELSEALARQTQENQELIDALVEEKAQRREQQWQAEQQHNERYQQERQRLEGEYQAQLELGVEQLAELKAQLAMPTQTVEEAQEAELAQARLDQTQQERSAAAATLEALRRELESHKRERDAAEQQLVQCRQQRERAEQHCYALYQQRDPEQGSLRHFLRYHRPGWEQQLGKVIAPELLERRDLAPQLAEDASDDLFGLALDLSAIALPDYAQDEASLLAAIEEANGAKQRAQTECVAAEKALKQHNERVQQADEAQDQARMGYQRAEQEVEYALEARRQQQERHTKRQQARRAEHQAALTRQEQAQAELREEKRQALDELAETHQGQLLELKADAQSQLDSLDAQLRQYKQQLNDANAEHQRQRSELEAAFSQELAEQGVDPAQLQETKKRLEQQSERIRKIAARQEELTEYQRFMRVEWSQHKPQLVAQEAELVQLDQQLKREKARLKNDFHSAREAHQTAVNELKIQRANAHGSVEALKPLLTQLESLDIVAEGAPLANAVGDMEERIERARQALTSRHQQLEQLRRGCLEVESQLIKDASSGFADALQSEREKLPNDSPRLVLPLLRDMLKLLEDQQQQLIQEGRNLSDDLDKFFIVFRDLNRRISAQSRRLSDEVADDLRLEGISKAEVRIQSTIDELGFWEPLKLFAQRYKAWRESGQMLPSDDYLNALADVVDLLRSDQQYSFESLLRLELHLNEGGTDLVIKNDRQLLESSSHGMAYLILCKFLLAFTRLLRGDAQIAIHWPIDEIGTLAYHNVEKLFDACDSNRIHIVGAFPNPESDVLLLFANRYLIERDPNQPNQRLLKRIEPRLSPLAQRIKERQQEVTA; via the coding sequence ATGGCGCATTTGCTACGCATCGTTATGATTCACGGCCACTTGTCGGGGGTGGTTGAACTCAATGTGGATGGCCACACCAATATTTGCGGCACCAACGCGTCAGGCAAAACCACGCTTCAGCGGTTAGTGCCGGTGTTTTACGGTGAGCTGCCCAATAAGGTGGTGCCGAAAACCCGCATGAAGTTTGATGCCTTCTACTTGCCCACTCGTCAAAGCTATCTCGTTTACGAATACCGCCGCGAAGCAGGCAATGTTTGCCAAGTAGTACTGACGCGCAAGCAAGAAGGCGGCGTGGAATACCGTTTTGTCGGTGCCCCTTATCGGCCAGAAGACTATCTGATCGAAACTGAAAAAGGCCCCTTGGCGCTGGAGTACCCGCAGTGGTCTAGCGGACTGCGCCGCAGCGGGATTGCTGTCTCTTCCAAATTGGGAGCCACCTCCGAGTTTCGCTCGGTGATTCAAAACGATTTTACCCAGTTGCACGGTAATAGCCGCGATGGATTAAAGCTGCGCCAAATTGCAGCGCAGTTTAGTTTGGTTAACCCTGAACGGCGTATCCGTCATATCGAAAAACTGGTGTCTGCTGTGCATGCGAAAGAGGGCAAGATGGACACCCTCAAAACCATGCTGGCGGCAATTTTCGAAGAGGATGGCGTCGAGCTGCCGGTCACCCGCATTCGCAGTGCCAAAGCGCGGGAGTGGATTGCCCAGATGCGCCAGTCCATGCGCCTGGAGCCGCTGCAAGCCTCGCTGACTAAGCTTGGCGGTATCGACCGCGAATTGGCCCAGTTAGAGACCACGCTTTGGCAGTTGAAACCCCAGCTAAGCGCCGACCATCAGCAGGCAGAGCAGCGCATTGCGGACCTGGATGGTGAGTTAAACCGCCACCAGCGCGAGTTCCAACAGCGTGAAAATGCCTACACCCAGCAGCGCGATGAGCTGAACGACCGCCACAGTGAAGTCGCAAGCGACTTGCAGCACACGCAGCGCCGCCTAAATGATCTGCAAACCCAGTTTGAGCACTACGCCGATGCCGACATGACTGGCCTGGAGCGAGACATCAACGCCTTGCCCCAGTGGCGTGAACAGCGTGATCAGCTTCAGAAGCATCTGCAGGTCATGCAAGACGCGGTAAAAGAGAGCCAGGCGCGCTTAGATGGCCGGTTACGCGAGCTTTCCGAAGCACTTGCCCGCCAAACCCAAGAAAACCAGGAGTTGATAGATGCCCTGGTCGAGGAAAAAGCCCAACGCCGAGAGCAGCAATGGCAAGCCGAACAGCAGCATAACGAGCGCTATCAGCAAGAGCGCCAACGGCTAGAGGGTGAGTATCAAGCGCAGTTAGAGCTGGGTGTTGAGCAGCTTGCCGAATTAAAAGCGCAGCTGGCAATGCCCACCCAAACCGTTGAAGAGGCTCAAGAAGCCGAGCTTGCCCAAGCGCGTTTAGACCAAACACAGCAGGAACGCAGCGCCGCTGCGGCCACGTTGGAAGCTCTACGCCGCGAGCTTGAAAGCCACAAACGTGAACGCGATGCCGCCGAGCAGCAGTTGGTGCAGTGTCGTCAGCAGCGTGAGCGAGCTGAACAACACTGCTATGCGCTCTATCAACAGCGCGACCCCGAACAGGGCAGCTTGCGCCACTTCTTGCGCTACCACCGTCCTGGTTGGGAGCAGCAACTCGGCAAGGTCATTGCCCCAGAACTGCTTGAACGTCGAGATCTCGCCCCGCAGCTTGCTGAAGACGCCAGCGATGACCTGTTCGGGCTAGCGCTGGACCTAAGCGCTATTGCGCTGCCGGATTACGCTCAAGACGAAGCCAGTTTGCTGGCGGCGATTGAAGAGGCGAATGGCGCTAAACAGCGCGCCCAAACGGAATGTGTCGCTGCCGAAAAAGCCCTAAAGCAGCACAACGAACGGGTTCAGCAGGCTGATGAGGCGCAAGATCAGGCGCGCATGGGGTATCAGCGGGCCGAACAGGAAGTGGAGTATGCCCTTGAGGCTCGCCGCCAGCAGCAAGAGCGCCATACCAAGCGTCAGCAGGCTCGCCGAGCCGAGCACCAAGCGGCGTTGACTCGCCAAGAGCAGGCTCAGGCCGAACTGCGCGAAGAGAAACGCCAGGCGCTTGACGAGCTTGCTGAGACGCATCAAGGCCAGTTGCTGGAGTTAAAAGCCGACGCGCAAAGCCAGCTGGATAGCCTGGATGCGCAGCTACGCCAGTACAAGCAGCAGCTCAACGACGCCAACGCTGAGCATCAGCGCCAGCGTAGTGAGCTGGAAGCCGCCTTCAGCCAGGAGCTTGCCGAGCAGGGCGTGGACCCCGCGCAGCTTCAGGAAACGAAGAAACGCTTAGAGCAGCAGAGTGAACGCATTCGTAAAATCGCCGCTCGCCAGGAAGAACTCACCGAGTACCAACGCTTTATGCGCGTGGAGTGGAGCCAGCACAAGCCCCAGCTGGTGGCGCAGGAAGCAGAACTTGTTCAGCTTGATCAACAGTTGAAGCGCGAAAAAGCGCGCCTCAAGAACGACTTCCATAGCGCACGTGAAGCGCATCAAACGGCGGTTAATGAACTAAAAATTCAGCGCGCAAATGCCCACGGCAGTGTAGAAGCCCTAAAGCCTTTACTGACCCAGTTGGAAAGCTTGGACATCGTTGCAGAGGGTGCGCCCTTAGCGAATGCCGTGGGTGACATGGAGGAGCGCATTGAGCGTGCTCGCCAAGCGTTAACCAGCCGCCATCAGCAGCTTGAACAGCTGCGCCGAGGCTGCCTGGAGGTAGAAAGCCAGCTGATTAAAGATGCCAGCAGCGGCTTTGCCGATGCACTGCAAAGCGAACGTGAGAAACTGCCAAACGACAGCCCACGACTGGTGTTGCCGCTGCTGCGCGACATGCTAAAACTATTGGAAGATCAACAGCAGCAGCTGATTCAGGAAGGGCGCAATTTAAGCGATGATCTGGATAAATTCTTTATTGTCTTCCGAGATTTAAATCGCCGTATCAGTGCGCAAAGTCGTCGGCTTTCCGACGAAGTGGCGGATGACCTGCGTTTAGAAGGTATCAGCAAAGCGGAAGTGCGCATTCAATCGACGATTGATGAACTAGGCTTCTGGGAGCCTTTAAAGCTGTTCGCCCAGCGTTATAAAGCGTGGCGGGAATCTGGCCAGATGCTGCCCAGCGACGATTATCTTAATGCACTGGCCGATGTGGTCGATTTGCTGCGCAGCGACCAGCAGTACAGTTTCGAAAGCCTGCTGCGCCTTGAACTGCACCTAAACGAAGGCGGCACTGACCTGGTGATCAAAAACGACCGCCAGTTGTTGGAGTCTTCCAGCCATGGCATGGCCTACCTGATTTTGTGTAAGTTCCTGCTAGCGTTTACGCGGCTGCTGCGGGGGGATGCGCAAATCGCTATCCATTGGCCGATTGATGAAATTGGCACGCTGGCCTATCACAATGTCGAAAAGTTGTTCGACGCTTGTGACAGCAACCGTATCCACATTGTGGGGGCTTTCCCCAACCCAGAATCGGATGTGCTGCTGCTGTTTGCTAATCGCTACCTGATTGAGCGGGACCCTAACCAGCCCAACCAGCGCCTGCTAAAACGTATTGAGCCGCGCCTTAGCCCGCTTGCGCAGCGGATCAAGGAGCGTCAGCAAGAGGTGACCGCATGA
- a CDS encoding GNAT family N-acetyltransferase, which produces MSREELDLAMEWAAKEGWNPGLHDADCYFSADPKGFLVGLLDDEPIATISVIKYDDAFGFLGFYIVKPEYRGQGYGLQLWQAGMSYLQGLNIGLDGVVDQQENYRKSGFTLAYRNIRYEGRGGGKAPQHAGIVELSSLPFETIDAYGRPFFPANREQFTRAWISQPDGHALGVMQHDRLSGYGVIRKCRNGYKVGPLLADSPALAESLLLALRARTTPSDPIFLDVPAINPAAVALAEQHGMRGSFETARMYRGEAPTLPLTRLFGVASFEIG; this is translated from the coding sequence ATGAGTCGCGAAGAGTTGGACCTCGCGATGGAGTGGGCCGCAAAGGAAGGCTGGAACCCGGGGCTCCACGATGCCGACTGCTATTTTTCCGCCGACCCGAAGGGTTTCCTCGTCGGTCTGCTTGACGACGAGCCTATCGCTACCATCTCGGTGATCAAATACGATGACGCCTTTGGTTTTCTGGGCTTCTATATCGTCAAGCCGGAATACCGGGGACAAGGGTATGGGCTTCAACTTTGGCAGGCCGGGATGAGCTATCTTCAAGGCCTTAACATCGGGCTCGATGGTGTCGTCGATCAGCAGGAAAATTATCGGAAATCCGGTTTCACACTGGCCTATCGCAACATTCGTTACGAGGGGAGGGGTGGCGGAAAGGCGCCCCAGCACGCCGGGATCGTCGAGCTATCCAGCCTGCCTTTTGAGACCATTGACGCCTATGGGCGGCCCTTTTTCCCTGCCAATAGGGAACAGTTCACCCGCGCCTGGATCAGTCAGCCCGATGGTCATGCTCTGGGCGTGATGCAGCATGACAGGCTGTCTGGCTATGGGGTTATCCGGAAATGCCGCAACGGCTACAAGGTCGGTCCCCTGTTAGCGGACAGCCCGGCATTGGCCGAGTCGCTTCTTCTCGCCTTGAGGGCCCGCACGACGCCATCGGACCCGATTTTCCTTGATGTGCCAGCCATCAACCCAGCGGCGGTGGCATTGGCCGAGCAGCATGGCATGAGGGGGTCATTTGAAACCGCCCGAATGTACCGGGGTGAGGCGCCAACCCTGCCGTTAACTCGCCTGTTTGGCGTGGCGTCTTTTGAAATCGGATGA
- a CDS encoding AAA family ATPase — protein sequence MNHRFVVTGGPGGGKTTILSALAERGYSFAPESARKIIKDRLAAGLSPRPDPVSFAQEILSADIEKYQNAASCDYVMLFDRGVLDALYMLDAESALTRDEIAQYVQKFPYNSVVFLLPPWKEIYDTDSERDQTFEESVAVFDGMKRWYSQWGYETLEVPRGNINERVAFILQRIHTL from the coding sequence ATGAATCATCGATTCGTAGTCACTGGCGGTCCTGGCGGTGGAAAAACGACCATTCTTAGTGCTCTAGCGGAGCGTGGATATAGCTTCGCACCGGAGTCTGCTAGGAAAATAATCAAAGATCGGTTAGCCGCGGGGTTATCGCCTCGACCGGACCCTGTCTCTTTTGCCCAAGAGATACTTAGTGCGGATATCGAAAAGTATCAGAATGCAGCCTCCTGCGACTATGTCATGTTGTTTGATCGCGGAGTACTGGACGCGCTGTATATGCTCGATGCGGAGAGCGCATTAACGCGAGATGAAATAGCGCAATACGTTCAAAAATTTCCATATAACAGCGTTGTCTTTCTTCTGCCTCCATGGAAAGAAATTTACGATACAGATTCAGAGCGTGATCAAACGTTTGAGGAATCCGTAGCGGTGTTTGACGGTATGAAAAGGTGGTATTCGCAGTGGGGGTACGAAACACTAGAAGTCCCACGAGGCAATATTAATGAGCGTGTTGCGTTCATTTTGCAGCGTATACATACCCTCTAA